One genomic segment of Deinococcus sp. HSC-46F16 includes these proteins:
- a CDS encoding ATP-binding protein: MSLRWRLTLFYSGLVALVLAAVSVSVFFTIRGSLIGNLERELGNSYLLLRDVVPGLNLKDPSTSEERDAAGILPRAVYLFPDDAIQVEELPTYDLASLMRDFGEARDPQARRQLLNFVRSQAGSRRQFIRMGPDNAIRLSDEELTRLIGSPNGRILVEREVRDPYTDIRRPHLFMVVLGPLQLDPGAPPNLAVAYVGRPLDPALRTLAQLQRGVLALSLLGLLAAAAGAYVLAGRALRPLRQVRQAAEGIGGQNLDERVPVPRTGDEVQALAQALNAMLGRLQASFEAQRRFTSDASHELRTPVTAISGHAGYLLRRTNPTGQQRESLNIIRSESERLTALIASLLELARSDSGALTLTRQPILSTLFLGEVARELAPLGQAQGTELRVAGEEVAFEGDPDRLKQVLINLVGNALKAGATTVTLTSTPQEEGREVRLSVGDDGPGIPPEHLSRLFDRFYRVEDSRSRDAGGAGLGLSIAKGIVDAHGGRIWLESEVGKGTVAHVQLPVGDVPELEDGDVP, encoded by the coding sequence GTGAGCCTGCGCTGGCGGCTGACCCTGTTCTACAGCGGGCTGGTCGCGCTGGTGCTCGCGGCCGTGTCGGTGTCGGTGTTCTTTACCATCCGGGGCAGCCTGATCGGCAACCTCGAGCGCGAACTGGGCAATTCCTACCTGCTGCTGCGGGACGTGGTGCCGGGGCTGAACCTCAAGGACCCCTCGACCTCCGAGGAGCGGGACGCGGCCGGAATCCTGCCCCGGGCGGTCTACCTCTTTCCCGACGACGCCATTCAGGTCGAGGAGCTGCCGACCTACGACCTGGCCTCGCTGATGCGGGATTTCGGTGAGGCGCGGGACCCGCAGGCGCGGCGGCAACTGCTGAACTTCGTGCGCAGTCAGGCGGGCAGTCGGCGGCAGTTCATCCGGATGGGTCCGGACAACGCCATCCGGCTCTCCGACGAGGAACTCACCCGCCTGATCGGGTCGCCGAACGGGCGCATCCTGGTCGAGCGGGAGGTGCGCGACCCCTACACCGACATCCGCCGCCCGCACCTGTTCATGGTGGTGCTGGGGCCGCTGCAACTCGACCCCGGAGCGCCGCCCAACCTCGCCGTGGCCTATGTCGGGCGCCCGCTCGACCCGGCGCTGCGGACCCTCGCGCAGCTTCAGCGGGGGGTGCTCGCGCTGAGCCTGCTGGGCCTGCTCGCGGCGGCGGCGGGGGCGTATGTCCTGGCGGGCCGGGCGCTGCGGCCCCTGCGGCAGGTGCGGCAGGCTGCCGAAGGGATCGGCGGGCAGAACCTGGACGAGCGGGTGCCCGTGCCCAGGACCGGGGACGAGGTGCAGGCGCTCGCGCAGGCGCTGAACGCCATGCTGGGCCGCCTCCAGGCCAGCTTCGAGGCGCAGCGCCGCTTCACGTCCGACGCCAGCCACGAACTGCGCACGCCGGTCACCGCGATCAGCGGGCACGCGGGCTACCTGCTGCGGCGCACCAACCCGACCGGGCAGCAGCGCGAGAGCCTGAACATCATCCGCAGCGAATCCGAGCGCCTCACCGCCCTGATCGCCAGCCTGCTGGAACTCGCCCGCTCGGACAGCGGGGCGCTGACCCTGACCCGCCAGCCCATCCTCTCGACCCTCTTTCTGGGCGAGGTGGCCCGCGAACTCGCCCCGCTGGGGCAGGCGCAGGGCACCGAGCTGCGCGTCGCGGGCGAGGAGGTGGCCTTTGAGGGCGACCCCGACCGCCTCAAGCAGGTCTTGATCAACCTCGTCGGCAACGCGCTCAAGGCGGGGGCCACCACCGTCACCCTGACGAGCACCCCGCAGGAGGAGGGCCGCGAGGTGCGCCTGAGCGTGGGGGACGACGGCCCCGGTATTCCGCCCGAGCACCTCTCGCGCCTCTTCGACCGCTTCTACCGGGTCGAGGACAGCCGCAGCCGCGATGCAGGCGGCGCCGGGCTGGGCCTCAGCATCGCCAAGGGCATCGTGGACGCCCACGGCGGGCGCATCTGGCTGGAGAGCGAGGTCGGGAAGGGGACCGTCGCCCACGTGCAGCTTCCGGTGGGGGACGTGCCGGAGCTGGAAGACGGCGACGTGCCGTGA